One region of Solanum pennellii chromosome 6, SPENNV200 genomic DNA includes:
- the LOC107022697 gene encoding UDP-glycosyltransferase 73C3-like has translation MACESRIEELNFVLVPLLAVSHIIPMVDIAKLLAQRGVIVTLVMTPLNAIRFTAVIDRAIDSGLLIRVLHLRFPAKEAGLPEGCESVDLLPGLAYRRNFFTAIDMLQDQAEKLLQEIQPKPSCIISDMHIAWTAETADKFQIPRIIFDGMSCFNQLCMHNLYIMKDQNRIPESGHFVIPDLPDRIEVTKVQLPGAFNPPPLHVQDFRDKIRAAEISAYGVIINTFAELEENYVDEFRKLKNGRVWCVGPLSLCNNESLDKAQRGNKTSFDEEERLKKWLDSWQPESVVYACLGSLSQTTVVQFVELALGLEASGYPFILVVKSGERQAPIEEWISENKFEERTKERGLLIRGWAPQVVILSHSAIGGFLTHCGWNSSLEGIGAGVPMITWPLFAEQFLNERFLVHVLKTGVSVGSQEVVHFGEEEKYEVQVSKEEMTKAIKEVMDKEKKANNRRIRAKEVGEMAKKAIEEGGSSHLSLTLLIKEVQEFNLTN, from the coding sequence ATGGCTTGCGAGTCAAGAATAGAAGAGCTAAATTTTGTTTTGGTACCATTACTTGCTGTAAGTCACATCATACCCATGGTAGACATTGCCAAATTGTTAGCACAAAGAGGCGTGATTGTCACTTTAGTCATGACGCCTCTTAATGCTATCCGATTTACTGCAGTAATTGATCGCGCCATTGATTCTGGACTCCTCATTCGGGTACTTCATCTCCGTTTTCCAGCCAAGGAAGCGGGATTGCCAGAGGGATGTGAAAGTGTCGATCTTCTCCCCGGTCTAGCTTATCGAAGAAATTTCTTTACTGCAATTGATATGTTACAAGACCAAGCTGAAAAATTGCTTCAAGAGATTCAGCCTAAGCCGAGTTGCATTATTTCCGATATGCATATTGCTTGGACAGCTGAAACAGCTGATAAGTTTCAGATTCCgagaattatttttgatggAATGAGTTGTTTCAATCAGTTGTGTATGCATAATTTGTATATCATGAAGGATCAAAACAGAATCCCTGAATCAGGGCATTTTGTGATCCCTGATTTGCCTGATAGAATTGAAGTAACTAAAGTTCAGCTACCTGGAGCGTTTAATCCCCCGCCACTTCACGTGCAAGACTTTCGAGACAAAATACGAGCAGCTGAAATAAGTGCCTATGGGGTTATAATCAATACTTTTGCGGAGTTGgaagaaaattatgttgatgaattcAGAAAACTTAAAAATGGTAGAGTTTGGTGTGTAGGTCCTTTGTCTCTCTGTAACAATGAGAGTCTAGATAAAGCGCAGAGAGGGAATAAGACGTCATTTGACGAAGAGGAACGTTTGAAGAAATGGCTTGATTCATGGCAGCCTGAGTCTGTTGTGTATGCGTGTTTGGGAAGCCTTAGTCAGACCACAGTTGTACAATTCGTGGAGCTGGCTTTAGGCCTGGAAGCATCAGGTTATCCATTTATTTTAGTCGTAAAATCAGGGGAAAGACAAGCACCAATAGAGGAATGGATATCGgaaaataaatttgaagaaagaacaaaagagagagggCTTTTGATCCGGGGCTGGGCACCACAAGTAGTAATTCTATCACACTCTGCGATTGGTGGGTTCTTGACTCATTGTGGTTGGAATTCGTCCCTTGAAGGGATTGGTGCTGGTGTGCCTATGATCACTTGGCCTTTATTCGCGGAGCAGTTTTTAAACGAGAGATTTTTAGTACATGTCTTGAAGACGGGCGTGAGTGTTGGATCTCAGGAAGTTGTGCATTTCGGTGAGGAAGAGAAATATGAAGTCCAAGTGAGCAAAGAAGAAATGACGAAAGCCATAAAAGAAGTGATGGACAAAGAGAAAAAAGCAAATAATAGGAGAATAAGAGccaaagaagttggagaaaTGGCAAAAAAAGCTATAGAAGAAGGTGGATCTTCTCATCTCAGTTTGACACTACTAATCAAAGAAGTACAAGAGTTCAACTTAACCAATTAG
- the LOC107021917 gene encoding WUSCHEL-related homeobox 11 isoform X2, with product MDDDSSSSSQSCERNETVRSRWNPKPEQIVILESIFNSGMVNPRKDETVRIRKMLEQFGAVGDANVFYWFQNRRSRSRRRQRQIQASLSAVSNSNEEQSARSSDGGAIQFQTNFVPSSVSSSSSSSLGGGVGNANDGLFLFSGPMGIDQNSSITSILCSATDNSNLNCSSSGFITVFINGVAAQVPRGPLDMKAMFGPEDLVLYHSSGVPLPVNEYGFVVQSLQHGESYFLLRHEA from the exons ATGGATGATGACTCTAGCTCGTCAAGTCAGTCTTGTGAAAGAAATGAAACAGTGAGATCAAGGTGGAATCCGAAGCCGGAACAAATCGTAATACTTGAATCCATTTTTAATAGTGGGATGGTAAATCCTCGAAAAGACGAGACAGTTAGAATCAGGAAAATGTTGGAGCAATTTGGGGCGGTTGGAGATGCAAATGTGTTTTACTGGTTTCAGAATCGGCGGTCAAGGTCTCGCCGTCGTCAAAGACAAATTCAGGCGAGTCTTAGTGCTGTTAGTAACAGTAATGAAGAACAATCTGCAAGGTCTAGTGATGGCGGTGCAATTCAGTTTCAGACTAATTTTGTCCCCTCctctgtttcttcttcttcttcttcttcgctTGGAGGTGGTGTGGGAAATGCAAATGATGGCCTCTTCCTCTTTTCGGGTCCAATGGGAATTGATCAAAACTCTTCAATCACCTCAATTTTGTGCTCAGCGACAGACAATTCTAACTTGAATTGCTCTTCCTCAG GGTTTATCACAGTTTTTATAAATGGAGTAGCAGCACAGGTGCCCAGAGGGCCACTTGACATGAAGGCTATGTTTGGCCCCGAAGACTTAGTCTTGTATCATTCCTCTGGGGTGCCACTCCCAGTTAATGAATATGGTTTTGTTGTTCAGAGTTTGCAGCATGGTGAAAGCTACTTCCTG TTGAGACATGAAGCATAA
- the LOC107021917 gene encoding WUSCHEL-related homeobox 11 isoform X1, protein MDDDSSSSSQSCERNETVRSRWNPKPEQIVILESIFNSGMVNPRKDETVRIRKMLEQFGAVGDANVFYWFQNRRSRSRRRQRQIQASLSAVSNSNEEQSARSSDGGAIQFQTNFVPSSVSSSSSSSLGGGVGNANDGLFLFSGPMGIDQNSSITSILCSATDNSNLNCSSSGFITVFINGVAAQVPRGPLDMKAMFGPEDLVLYHSSGVPLPVNEYGFVVQSLQHGESYFLVSSHQLPQVAGGRVSNKNMN, encoded by the exons ATGGATGATGACTCTAGCTCGTCAAGTCAGTCTTGTGAAAGAAATGAAACAGTGAGATCAAGGTGGAATCCGAAGCCGGAACAAATCGTAATACTTGAATCCATTTTTAATAGTGGGATGGTAAATCCTCGAAAAGACGAGACAGTTAGAATCAGGAAAATGTTGGAGCAATTTGGGGCGGTTGGAGATGCAAATGTGTTTTACTGGTTTCAGAATCGGCGGTCAAGGTCTCGCCGTCGTCAAAGACAAATTCAGGCGAGTCTTAGTGCTGTTAGTAACAGTAATGAAGAACAATCTGCAAGGTCTAGTGATGGCGGTGCAATTCAGTTTCAGACTAATTTTGTCCCCTCctctgtttcttcttcttcttcttcttcgctTGGAGGTGGTGTGGGAAATGCAAATGATGGCCTCTTCCTCTTTTCGGGTCCAATGGGAATTGATCAAAACTCTTCAATCACCTCAATTTTGTGCTCAGCGACAGACAATTCTAACTTGAATTGCTCTTCCTCAG GGTTTATCACAGTTTTTATAAATGGAGTAGCAGCACAGGTGCCCAGAGGGCCACTTGACATGAAGGCTATGTTTGGCCCCGAAGACTTAGTCTTGTATCATTCCTCTGGGGTGCCACTCCCAGTTAATGAATATGGTTTTGTTGTTCAGAGTTTGCAGCATGGTGAAAGCTACTTCCTGGTAAGCTCTCATCAACTTCCACAGGTAGCGGGTGGAAGGGTGTCgaataaaaacatgaattag
- the LOC107022471 gene encoding 60S ribosomal protein L13-1-like, whose product MHKARDGCEDPPTTVGALHPVIHGQTLKYNMEVKVWYRIFLEELQVGVSAPEELATATQVDAYMPVARDKPSVDLVKVIEEMKSFNASTCGADECASHWC is encoded by the exons ATGCA CAAGGCAAGAGATGGCTGTGAAGATCCCCCAACAACTGTTGGAGCTCTCCACCCTGTTATCCATGGTCAGACACTCAAATACAACATGGAAGTTAAGGTCTGGTATAGGATTTTTCTTGAGGAACTTCAG GTTGGTGTGTCTGCCCCCGAGGAATTGGCTACAGCAACACAAGTTGATGCCTACATGCCTGTTGCGCGTGACAAGCCATCTGTAGATCTTGTCAAGGTTATTGAAGAGATGAAGTCATTCAATGCCTCTACGTGTGGAGCAGATGAATGCGCGTCACATTGGTGCTAA
- the LOC107022472 gene encoding aluminum-activated malate transporter 4-like — MAAPLSQNFNETSKERLIPKYSEYGLDPSFYVEPEGFWRRLSNRIKKSCSNVKQGSIKAIDMGRKDPRKVIFAVKMGLTLSLVSVIIFFKEPLSYVGTYSIWAILTVVVVFEFSIGATLNKGFNRALGTLSAAGLAVGIAELSVMAGKWQEVVIVVSIFIAGFLATYLKLHPAMKQYEYGFRVFLLTYCIVLVSGTSHFFHAAVSRLLLIGVGAGVCLLINVGLYPIWAGEDLHKLVVKNFKGVSTSLEGCVNGYLQCLEYDRIPSKILLYQASDDPVYSGYRAALESTSQEDSLLAFAEWEPPHGRYKMFNYPWADYVKVSGALRHCAFMVMAMHSCILSEIQAASDLRHIFCKEIQRVGIEGAKVLQHLGDKVEKMEKLSPRDLLEEVHGAAEDLQLLIDQKSYLLVQVENWENAKQANQLEDPEHIQELKDNETKVMGINSFSEAGLNLRSAHTLKHMDAYTRNSSTNISGAQMCSTGNVFNQMVWPSRLSILGDVILNEREVRTFESACPLSLATFTSLLIEFVARLQNLVNAFQQLSEKAKFKEPIDAAEAANF, encoded by the exons atggcgGCGCCATTGAGCCAAAACTTTAACGAAACGAGCAAAGAGAGATTGATTCCCAAATATTCAGAGTATGGATTGGATCCATCCTTTTACGTCGAACCCGAAGGATTTTGGCGTCGATTAAGTAATAGAATTAAGAAATCATGTAGTAATGTTAAACAGGGTTCGATCAAGGCAATTGATATGGGTCGTAAGGATCCTCGAAAGGTCATTTTTGCTGTTAAAATGGGTTTAACTCTTTCCCTTGTTTCGGTTATCATTTTCTTCAAAGAGCCCTTATCCTATGTTGGTACATATTCCATTTGGGCCATCCTCACTGTTGTCGTCGTATTCGAGTTCAGCATAG GTGCGACACTCAACAAAGGATTCAACAGGGCTTTGGGGACATTGTCTGCCGCAGGACTAGCTGTAGGCATTGCTGAATTATCTGTTATGGCTGGAAAATGGCAGGAGGTTGTGATTGTGGTCAGCATTTTTATTGCAG GTTTTCTTGCAACGTACTTGAAATTGCATCCTGCAATGAAGCAATATGAATATGGTTTTCGGGTATTCTTGTTGACATATTGTATTGTGCTGGTATCGGGAACTTCACATTTTTTTCACGCAGCTGTTTCGCGATTGTTGCTAATTGGAGTTGGTGCTGGTGTCTGTTTGCTTATAAATGTTGGCCTCTACCCTATTTGGGCTGGTGAAGATTTGCACAAATTGGTGGTAAAGAATTTTAAAGGTGTTTCTACTTCTTTGGAAG GTTGTGTCAATGGATATTTGCAGTGTCTTGAATATGATCGGATACCATCAAAAATCCTTCTTTACCAGGCCTCTGATGACCCTGTGTATAGCGGATACAGGGCTGCTTTGGAGTCAACAAGCCAAGAGGATTCTCtg CTAGCTTTTGCTGAATGGGAACCCCCTCATGGCCGTTACAAGATGTTCAATTATCCGTGGGCTGATTATGTTAAAGTCAGTGGTGCGTTGAGGCATTGTGCTTTTATGGTCATGGCTATGCATAGCTGTATTCTTTCAGAAATACAG gcAGCATCTGATTTGAGACATATCTTCTGCAAGGAGATCCAGAGAGTTGGGATTGAAGGAGCTAAAGTATTACAACATCTTGGAGACAAAGTTGAAAAAATGGAGAAACTTAGCCCTCGAGACCTTCTTGAAGAAGTTCATGGGGCTGCGGAGGATCTACAACTGTTGATTGACCAAAAATCTTATCTATTGGTTCAGGTGGAGAACTGGGAAAATGCAAAACAAGCTAACCAGCTTGAAGATCCTGAACATATTCAGGAACTGAAAGACAATGAAACTAAAGTGATGGGGATAAACTCCTTTAGTGAAGCAGGTCTCAATCTAAGGTCTGCTCATACATTGAAACACATGGATGCTTATACTCGAAATTCAAGTACGAATATTTCTGGTGCACAAATGTGTTCCACTGGAAACGTGTTCAATCAGATGGTGTGGCCATCACGACTTTCAATTCTTGGAGATGTGATTCTAAATGAACGTGAAGTTCGTACATTTGAAAGTGCATGTCCATTGTCATTGGCCACTTTTACTTCCTTGTTAATTGAGTTTGTTGCAAGACTTCAAAATCTTGTAAATGCATTTCAACAGCTTAGTGAGAAGGCAAAATTTAAGGAACCCATAGATGCAGCGGAGGCAGCTAACTTCTAG
- the LOC107021422 gene encoding uncharacterized protein LOC107021422: MAGSATAHGFPTSFFLPPRSAGHFTYLLSSLQIQPKRSNFNLLNTCPLSHLSIKCSSSTNGSITDDNFFQQNKSLDSQESKGFWKKWKENSAEMSAKVAKLGLAAVLAYGIIDGVTYTSFFVLAFMGYEKTTGNNPAANLQSLLGIIIAMWTGNNVTRPFRVAGAAALAPAIDKGLKRIQKYLNFPSLVYAFALVVTIVAGTCFTIIGLLILSRWGK, encoded by the exons atgGCTGGTTCTGCTACTGCTCATGGCTTCCCAACTAGCTTTTTTCTTCCTCCTCGCAGCGCGGGACACTTTACTTACTTGCTATCATCACTACAAATTCAACCTAAAAGGAGCAATTTCAACTTGCTCAACACTTGCCCTTTATCGCATTTATCAATCAAATGTTCATCCTCGACTAATGGATCTATCACGGATGATAATTTTTTCCAACAAAACAAAAGTTTAGAT AGCCAAGAGAGCAAAGGGTTTTGGAAGAAATGGAAG GAGAACTCAGCGGAAATGAGTGCGAAGGTAGCAAAGCTAGGCCTTGCGGCAGTTCTTGCTTATGGCATTATTGATGGTGTCACATACACTAGTTTCTTTGTGCTTGCATTTATGGGCTATGAGAAGACCACCGGCAATAATCCTGCTGCAAACCTCCAATCTTTGTTGGGG ATTATAATCGCAATGTGGACGGGAAATAATGTGACCAGGCCATTTAGGGTTGCAGGAGCAGCTGCTCTGGCACCTGCCATTGACAAGGGACTAAAGAGAATACAGAAATACTTAAACTTTCCAAGTCTCGTATATGCTTTTGCTTTAGTGGTGACTATAGTTGCTGGGACATGTTTCACCATTATTGGTTTACTCATCCTTTCAAGATGGGGAAAGTGA
- the LOC107022008 gene encoding uncharacterized protein LOC107022008 produces the protein LCFCIFFGVKKGKPKNRILTRSRRCFEPISKNNFTSYNQASEVPSSPANAMEFLSRPWSPSSSDLLQMFSSSNLLLKDAAGKEDYEEQDEEILDSSSNRAFTNKQYIKVDLHHMKGWLKRKSTFWLFRSDQEKKEQLRLQTAKLHAVLSLTQLASGIAGFASNSSSEKRESHHINYEREGTWSHNMGNVVASAAALMTTVCAEAAEALGAGRAQVASAVNSGLAIQSPMDMIAVTATAATCLRGAAILKSRAIEDSSPRIPEMLTAGTRLWIIMPSGHKEDKWVTLHLKQNQLILSLKRKYFGTLRASKECNYPFSFYLLPQNLMLLFFLGFIIKELLILKKTYRCPDKLINIIKECLEAQGKYFVSLMTNNGIIKLLFKDEMQSSIWISTISGVLKKQRSS, from the exons TTGTGTTTCTGTATATTTTTTGGTGTCAAAAAGGGTAAGCCAAAGAACAGAATTTTGACAAGAAGTAGAAGGTGTTTCGAGCCAATTAGCAAAAATAATTTCACTTCGTATAATCAAGCATCAGAGGTACCTAGCAGCCCTGCCAATGCAATGGAGTTCTTGAGTCGACCGTGGAGTCCATCTTCTAGTGATCTCCTGCAAATGTTTTCATCAAGT AATCTCTTGTTGAAAGACGCGGCAGGCAAAGAGGATTATGAAGAACAAGATGAGGAAATACTGGACAGTTCAAGCAACAGAGCTTTTACCAATAAACAGTATATTAAG GTGGACTTGCATCACATGAAGGGATGGCTAAAAAGAAAATCTACGTTTTGGTTGTTTAGATCAGATCAAGAGAAGAAAGAGCAACTCCGATTACAAACAGCAAAACTACATGCTGTACTTTCTCTCACACAGCTTGCTTCAGGTATTGCTGGCTTTGCCAGCAATAGCAGTTCAGAAAAACGAGAATCACACCATATCAATTATGAGAGGGAAGGAACATGGAGCCATAATATGGGTAATGTAGTTGCTTCAGCTGCTGCTCTGATGACTACGGTATGTGCTGAGGCAGCAGAAGCTCTAGGAGCAGGAAGAGCTCAGGTTGCATCTGCAGTCAATTCTGGCCTGGCCATCCAATCTCCAATGGATATGATTGCAGTCACAGCAACAGCAGCCACAT GTTTACGAGGAGCTGCAATTCTTAAATCGAGAGCCATAGAGGATTCCTCTCCTAGGATCCCAGAGATGCTCACTGCAGGCACACGACTATGGATAATAATGCCCTCAG GACATAAAGAAGACAAATGGGTGACCCTGCATTTGAAGCAAAACCAACTGATACTAAGCCTCAAAAGGAAGTACTTTGGGACTCTAAGAGCTTCAAAAGAATGTAATTATCCATTCAGTTTCTATTTATTACCTCAAAATTTGATGCTTCTCTTCTTTTTAGGCTTTATTATAAAAGAACtcttaatactaaaaaaaacttaCCGTTGTCCAGACAAGCTGATCAACATCATAAAAGAATGTCTGGAGGCTCAAGGCAAGTATTTTGTTAGCTT